The window ggatgaagtgcagcagagctggattcaTCATTTGGCACACCTCAATGAAACACAATCATGAATTACCTGCAATTCGCAATAGGTAAAGCCTGGCTGATATAGATAGCCACTGTCCTAGGGGAGAATGGCAAGTTTACATCATATATTACATATTCAAAAAAGTGGAAATAGCCCCTTTTAACTAAAAGAAACAGTCAGCAATAAGAGGAGGAGTAACAGCAGGACAGCCATAGCCTTCATGATCCGTCCCGCTGGGAGCTTTCAATATTCTTCTATAATAAAAAGATATTTCTTGTTGGCCCCGTCCTCTGCGAGTCCGAATAACTGGTGAGCACAGTCCAGGATTAGTTTATCCAGTGCGTCCTCCATGGCTGACAGCTCGCTGATATCACTGCGTATCTGCTGCGTCGGCGACAGGTCAGTATTTGAACGGTTTAGGTCAGTCCCCCTAAAATAAGAGCACATATATGGCCGAATTACGCAAAATGCTTTCCTTAACGAGTTAAAATATATGGATAAACCCATGTCCCCAATTAATCAAAACCAGTCATTGTCTTCTAATTCATTAAGTGATCAGGAGTGTCTGACAAGTGGTGAGTGACTTGGCACAGGTCCAGATGGAGTGGTAATAGTCAATAGTGTGAATGGTATCGAATAATAGTGTGAATGGTATCGAATAATAGTGTGAATGGTATCGAATAATAGTGTGAATGGTATCAGGCACATAGTGCACATATTGAGTAAACttctcctttttatctggttttaggtgtgattttcatattgcccacacatattacttgccacaggtgaggttGAACCACCATCACAtgcttaagggaatctgtcaggtccaatatgcacgcagaaccacaagcagttctgggtgtatattgctggtccctgcctaaccgtccctgtatacactagcatagataaagagatctttagaaaaagtattttgtatcgtatgctaatgagcgcaggcactagtcccaagggcattgcttcccttgctagtctgaCCCATTAGCACGTTAGCACTCctttgtgggcgtactaacatgctaatgaatgtgcagcgtcagaggatgaacgCGATCACCTCTCCGCTGCCTTTGCCGCCCGACGCTgtatttcggtcatgcgcactacttcagttagaAACTGGGACGCGTaaacccgacttcatagtgcgcatgacaaaCTCCGGGaatatgcgcactgagccgaaatccagcgtcgatggcagcggagagttgagcgagatcatcctctgattctgcggattcattagcatgttagtacgcccacaaggcagtgctaacatgctaatggggcggactagcaagggaagtaacgcccttgggactagtccctgtgctcattagcatacgataaaagatctttagaaatacataaagagatctttagaaaaagtatgctactagatacagggacagtcaggcagggattagcaatatgcacccaggactgctcgtggttctgggtgaatattgcacctgacaggttcactttaaaacaaAAGTCATTTACCAACAATTTAGTCTGGACCATTTTTGGGgtggtgtgtgaaattatgtccaatttccctTCCCCACCCCTCTTTTTTTGTGTTATCCAATACAAAGTAAAtaaactgtacacacacacacacacacacacacacacacacacacacacacacttgacatGACTCGGCAAGTCGTGAACGATCCACTGAAAATCTACAGACTGAGGAGAGGACAAAAAAAAGCCAATCAGAAAAGGGAAAAAATCTGACAGATCAGTATGTCTTTAAGAAATGATAGCTGCCATTCCAGCGCAAGGCACAATATCGGGTGTCACACATTTAGTATGttctatatacagtacatctgGTGATAGGCAAAATATACTTATTTACAAGATCAAATGCTACTCCCTAGTGGTGAGATGAGGAAGTGCACTCCACATGTGAATTTACAGACATCAAATGCCGAGGCATAAACTGTGCTCATGAGTTAGGAACACTCGGTGTTCTGTATGTAGAAATGTCATTTTTACTAGCAGATACACAATCCTGCACTCTCTGGCCTCCCGGACCATTAACCATCCTGGATGTATTGATTGTGTTTGTACCAAGGATCAATCCCAGGAAAAGCCTTTTCTGCCGTTTTATACAATAAAAAGAGACAAGGCTGTGCAGATAATGCAATTCTGTAGCGGCTGCCAAATGTTTCCTGGGTAAAAAGTCATTTATCGAGTGATTAAAAGCTCGGCCATTACTCACACCCACTGGACGAGGTTCCTGGACTTCTTCCGAATGACTTGGATCCCAGATAATACGTTTGTGATGTCGTACACTCGTCTCTTCTTCACCCCGAGCTGTCTGGCGACGTGACTCAGCTCCACGACGCCCTCTGGAGCGGATTTGATTATGTCCATGAATTTTTGTGTTAAGTAGAAGAGCGAGACATCAAAGCGGGTATGAGGCAGCGCCGAAGACTCTAGATacgagaaagaaaaacaaaaaggttcACCACAGACACCGCAAAGCATAGCTTcatagtatttaaagggaacctgtcaccagatttgggacctataagctacggccaccaccagtgggctcttatatacagcattctaacacgctgtatataagagcccagaccgctgtgtagaacataaaaatcccgttataatactcacctaaaccgtttGCTGTGGTgaatgtggctcagatgggtgtcttcatcctccggtgccggcgccgcctctttcagacCATCTTTGCCGCCGCCTCTGTTGTCCTTCTGAAGTCGCAGTGCAtgatgcgtccgacgtcatacacactcgccggcagtcaggtcctgagcagagcagataaaagtattgtagtgcgcctgcgcgggaccggcgagtatatgacgtagacgcgtcatgcacctcaGCTTTAGAAGGACAAAGATGACCAAAAAAGGCAACGCCGGCACCAAAGGACAgacacccatctgagccacatccaccgcagcgagtggttcaggtaagtattataaagtgatttttacgctctacacagcggcctgcgctcttatatacagcatattaggatgctgtatataagagcccactggtggtggccgcagcttatagggtaaaaaactggtgacaggtttcctttaaggcagACTTCCGTCCATCATGTtgaacccatgacctaacctaacatgttgatccggaggaaggcaaaaaaaaaccatgcaACCGACACTAaagtccctgtcacacacagagataaatctgcggcagatctgtggttgcagtgaatcagtgccaggtttgtggctgtgtacaaatggaacaatatgtccatgatttcactgcaaccacagatctgccaaagatttctctctctgtgtgacggggccttaagatccacattggggggggggggggggggggggaaatccttcccaactccacatcCGGCTATCAGACTAGTCTCTGGATTAACGCCCCatgacagaatctagtgcacataattagtaatattatatttttcaagaagggCATCCAGGCCTTATAGTAATGAATCATCCATtataacatcatgtggcagagaattccatagtctcactgctcttacagtaaagaatctgcgtctGTGATTAGGATtaaaccttccttccttcctctagtCATAGTGGATGTCCCTTGTCCCTCcctgttgcaggcctaggtgtaaaaagacatAGTTCTGTAGTGTCTCGAGATATATTTGTACATtggaaaacgaaggcttaggggtgaGCTTAttacaaactgaataaccccaagtttaataacttgTTCTTGCAGTCCAcgcattcctttaataaccttggttgttcttctctgcaccctctccagttcagctatgtccttcttatacaccagagaccaaacctgtacacagtattctatctgtggtcgcactagtgacttgtataggggtaaaataaggttcttctcatgagcatctctGTCTCTTTTAATGCTTCCCATTATTTTATTAACCTCggaagcagctgcctgacacttgtCAGTAAAGTGGATTTTGCTGTCCACCAAAGTCTTTTTCGGTGATGGCTTTACCGAGTGTTTTATAATTGGCTACatagttatacattttatttcctctgccctagcgcatgaccttacatttatccacattacacttcaattgccatttctcagcccaagcttCAGCCTAAACAAATACCACTGCAATATTAAATAAATCCTCCTCTGTATTAATTACCTTGCATAgtttatcatctgcaaatattgaaaatcTACTCTCAATGTCCCCTGCTACAAGGTCATTAATGAATGttaaaaaaagaagaagaggtCCCAATACTGATCCCTGTTGTACctcactgttaactgtgacccagtccgagtgtattccattaataaccaccctttgtttcctatcactgaactAGTTCTTAACCCACTTatacatattttcccctattctcATTTCATGTACCaaccttgtgtggcactgtatcaaacgccTTAGAAAAATTcatatagacaacatccactgcaaggccctatcagtattttattattcttgcTCCCTCCCCTTATATCCACCCATGCGAACTGTACATTTTCATTAGCCTCACATTTTCACGGTTTTAGGGACaattttacatataaacacacacatcctCCTCGCCTATTTGTACGATCATTCCTGAACAGACTATATTCCTGTAAATTTACAGCCTAGTtgcagctctcatccagccaggtctcCGTTATCCCCACcatatcaccatttttttttctacaatattaattataatttgccatcttgttggtgaggctcctggcattagtgtacatgcactttATCTCTGTACTTCTATTCTTGCTCGATATATTGACTGCCCTCATCCCTCCCCCCACGCCATCCCTGATTTCATTACTTTTGCCCAGGTCACTCTTTGCACTAGcctcccctcctgtacagtaaatgccctcccattccttagtttaaacactcctccatccatctgaccatttttttCCCCAATCACAGCTGCACAcctcccattgaggtgcagcccgtccctagcgCAGCACTTGTAGCCAacagagaagtcggcccagttctccagaaAACCCAAACTCTCCTTCCTACACCAAATCCTCAGCCACTTATTTACCTCCCTAAGCTCCTGCTTCCTCTCTTGCGTGGCATGGGCAGTATTTCAGAAAATACCACCTTCAAGGTCTTTGCCTTCAGCTTACATCACAATTTACTGAAATCTTTaaaaaggaccttccacctacctctaactttgtcatttgtgcaccatgaccgctaggTCCtcaccagcccctcccagtaattgtTTAACTCTATCAGTGATGTACCAAACTTGTGCGCCTGGAAGACAACAAACTGATgagccctgtctttgtgacagattgctctGTTTCCCTAATAATGGAGTCCCCCACTACTAGCACCTGTCTGGCCTTCCCTGTGCTTCCGTTTCCCCCCTTACTGAAGCAGAAACTCCTGGCATTCAGAGGACGTGTCTTGCTGCAGAAGTGCTACCCCTGAACTGACACCCCCCTGCCAAATTAGCAAACTTGTTAGGGTGTGCAAGATCAGGACTTGCCTCCCTGGCACTCTTCCCTTTACTCCGCCTTCTAACTGTAACCCAGCTGGCTGCCTCACTGTCCTGCAGCTGTGTACTATGCTCCTTCCCCACATCTACCCCAGCGAGcgcctgctcagtgagcagcaaactcctctcCATATTGTCTATGTGTGGCAccactgacctggtcaggcaccactgagtattgcacccacatctgggtcagtacaacacaggtaatcccaggctgactagggtgtggacacacggaacactagtaaccagagcacacacagctagaggggacccctgagcagactcagggagggggcgtggccctcaccTCCCAGCTAgtagtgggtggtgtcactgggagcagatgagttgtgcagaggcagccaaggGAGAAGGAAGTggatctggagggcagagcagtggagcagggccctgccagacactgcaccgttcgtggctgctggcgggggagaaagggctacctggtagaGCCGctcgaaaaccacctgaggccggagtgcagagaggtggctgagtacggggactgccagtagaccctgcccgcatggggtacaggtacccagagcaggggcccattcagttggcctgctaaacctgccggtgagggcactgccTGCCCTCCACCAAacttacacagagtccgcagctacagcagcaatgagGGCCCTATAAGTGACtgacggcaagcagccagaattacttggtccacgctacccgcaaacgggccagaaaggggagaacggtgtAGGCGACTTCCCTTGGTGATTCCAGCAAGACTTCAggttggggaaggggggggggtgtcacatCAAAAACAAGAAgacgggctaggaaggcgagttagcagtcacccctacaacagccgaagggatacctggttccaccagaGCATTGCCAGGGTTAACTCACccatgccatctgaagtgagtaaaaaccctgaaagacactgctgttttgtgtgagttcttctgcgacctgtggtactacacacctacaccaggccctggggccagcctcactctcgggaggccaccacatctaactgcactcaacaccagccccaggcgtcccctaatctgcagtggcggtcacgctgaccgcaattaccaagagtggcgtcacgaatccgccattgaagttaacctacctgtgaccagatttccaaacccgtggagaccctgcgacaacctgcacctgaaggtaatgcgcgggGCCACACATCACGATCTCagtgttgccagctgctcatttagatccagtacctgggcttccaaatgtacAACATGCACACATCTagcacagcagtatgcaccctcaaaTGGTTATTAAAGCATTGCATACATGCGACAAGATGTACACCGGATGGCTTGGTCAAAAATGGAGCCCATTTTCCTAATGGGGATTGCACAAGAGAGAAATATAAAATAGGCTAAAAACAAGAAATCAAATATCACCACAAGATTACAGGCAACCCAACCAGACATGTCCTCCTCTTATCCACCTACttgccccagtgtataacatccagcccaggggtccccaaactttttaCACAGGGGGCCAGTTCACTGTCCCTCAGACCGTTGGAGGGCCGGACTATAAGAAAAACTATGAAAATCCCTATGCACACTAAACGTATCTTATtttaaaagtaaaacaaaaaagggAACAAATACAACATTCAAATTAAAGAAATAGTAAATTTAAAATCAACAAACTTTCCTAGGGATTCCAAATTGCCATTAGTAAAATACCAATATATATACagccctaaaaaaaaaaacaatatatgcCAATAATACTGTACCTCAGATTATAACACTTACATACACTGTACTCCTCAAATACAGCAGTGCACCTCTGAAATGTGCTTCTCTCTTCCCGCAAATAGGCCCCACGCAGTCTCCCCCCCCATATAGGCCCCACgcagtctcccccccccccatatagGCCCCACGCAGTCTCCCCCCCCATATAGGCCCCACGCAGTCTCCCCCCCCCCATATAGGCCCCACGCAGTCTCCCCCCATATAGGCCCCACGCAGTCTCCCCCCATATAGGCCCCACGCAGTCTCCCCCCATATAGGCCCCACGCAGTCTCCCCCCATATAGGCCCCACGCAGTCTCCCCCCATATAGGCCCCACGCAGTCTCCCCCCATATAGGCCCCACGCAGTCTCCCCCCATATAGGCCCCACGCAGTCTCCCCCCATATAGGCCCCACGCAGTCTCCCCCCATATAGGCCCCACGCAGTCTCCCCCCATATAGGCCCCACGCAGTCTCCCCCCATATAGGCCCCACGCAGTCTCCCCCCATATAGAACCAGGTCTCTCCCCCATACGTCGTGCGTCATGATGTAATCATTCTAGGTCCGGACGCCGAGCGTCTACACAGGAACGAGACTTCCCGTGTAGCGCTCGGCgggttatttcaattgtaagcgccTTTGAGCTTACAATTGAAATAACACAAGGAAATTGTGAGTCGGGCCGGGTAAACAGCCTCCGGGGGccggatgcggcccgcgggccgtagtttggggacccctgatcCAGCCCCTCGCCACACCGTATGCCTTTACTAATATGTGACAGACCTGctgatggtgcagagctcactgataccagtgcaatCCTGTAATAGAAGCCACGAGGGTAACAAGTCCACTCATGACATTTTGTCCCTTCTaagtatggctactttcacacatccggtttgagccctgcggctcaatctggctgtgaaaactatgcaacggatgcggtgaaaacaccgcatcctttgcataagtttttacatgcggccggtccggttttttccggttgcggcatgctactgagcatgcgcagtggaaaataccgcatgcggcgaccggatgcggttttttccgcatcgcgccgcatccggcctccatgggaatgcattgaaaaatgcgccgcagcggccggatgcggcgcgatgcggtgttttttgccggagcaaaaaacgttgcagggaacgttcgatccggccgccgcatcggctacatctgccgcatgcggcaaaaaccggaccgaacgcaagcccctgcggcactaatgtaagtcaatgcaaaaaaaaaccgcaatcggcgttacaaaagccggttgcggtttttctgcagaacgccgtattgtgccgcagagcaaaaatccggatgtgtgaaagtaccctattccccgcatcacctgtgagtgacattattgagaagtggaagacACAATGGCAACTAAGCCACAAAGTGGAGACCACGTAACTTTACAGAGTGGAGAGCAGAAAAGTCACCAATGGTCGGCTggctccataactgcagagtccagtctTCCTCTTATATTAACATCAGCCCAAACGCTGAGCCCACCGGGAGCTCTATGACCGAGCAACTGCTGCAgcgttacatcaccaagcacaatgctgagcgtcggatggagcagtgtaaagccGCCATCACTGGACTCTAGAGCAGTGTAGACGTGTTGTGTGTGGTGACGGATAACATTTCTCTATCTGACGTCTGATGGACGAGTCTGGGTTTGGCGAGTGTCCTCCTCAGTTCTGGTGAAGGGAAAGCTTAATACCTCAtcacaagacattgtggacaattttAGCTTTCAACTTAGTAGGCACAGTTTGGGGAAGGCCCTTCTCTGTTCTCCGTGACTGTGTCCAGTGCCCAAGGTCCATAGTGACATGGTTTTGAGAGGTTAACATGGAAGAACATGACCAACTATGCCTAAACCCAATCCGATACTtttgggatgaaaaaaaaaaaaaaactgaatgtGGATTGtgaacctcacaaatgctcttctgaatGAAGAGGAAAAAAATCCCACCTTCAAAATCTTGTGGGTGGTCTTTCCTAAAACAGTGgaagctgttaggctatgtgcccacgggactctgtatctgcggatttttctgcatcaaaatccgcacctTGTCATAGGTGCAgattttgaaattttttttaattcaattgaacaggcaaaatccgcacgaaaatccgcaacaataattgacatgttgcagatttttccgcacgaaaatccgcacgatttccgctgcggaaaaatccgcagcgtgggcacagcatttcccaaatgccacaaaaatggctggggagtagttgtgctgcagatttctggaaaatccgcggcttttccgcgagaaatccgcggcaaaatccgcgcattttccgcagcgtgggcacatagccttatagttacaAAAGGAACCAACTCCATATTAATGCCTGCCCAGATCCTCACTAAGAGTGCGCACAGTAGCTACATTACAGGAGAGACGGTAACTCCTATCTTTCTTAATCAGCCCATCAACTCCTATACGTCAGTTAGTGCTCACCTCCCTCAGCACCTGATTAGCTACAGAAATTGCAAAATCACCAGCCAGCAGCTTTCACATCGGGTGTCCTAATCACTGCTCTGACTGTCCAAGCTGTGCGCTCGTTCAAATGCTCTGTTATTTCTACGGGTAAATTGAGGAATAACGGTCTAGGCTTAGAACAAACATAGCTGAatgcattaggctatgttcacacaggatgtttttgcagcgttttttcctgaccaaaacctgatcttgtggcaggatgtctcctgggagtcatctgcagttttggtgcgttttttgtggctTTATTGTggtgtttttacagcgttttttttctgggatgtcaagaccagcaagggttcAATAGTACCCGAGTGCTGGGGCGGGCCGAGATTGACCTGATCTGGCACTCTGGTAGttaagtatagcgtgcttgctttaTACTTACTAGTCTctagtagatgctagagtgtatgggttccttccaggtatgacgtcattcaaaaggcccctatcacatgggggggAGCGGGgtgaagcatgattgtagtggaagggagaaaacatctccAGGTCCACTAACCAAGCCGTAGACTCCTACTAACCTgggaggagcccatacattctaggctcaactgtACTTCCTGCCACGGCCCCTCCTACTTCcagtgccgctcattagcctcaagcatattcactgcttcagaccccccccccccgctgggggcgcatctgactgcaaccagatgaaagcagtgaatatgtaatgagcggggaagTTGAGGAGCCGTAAGAGTGTACAGCCGCGCTGGTGATTTGGTAACTACAgcacgcctgctccaatcccccctatccccaccaccatttaagtgccagccagataccctggatcagcaGGTCTAACCAGgtt is drawn from Anomaloglossus baeobatrachus isolate aAnoBae1 chromosome 3, aAnoBae1.hap1, whole genome shotgun sequence and contains these coding sequences:
- the E2F6 gene encoding transcription factor E2F6 isoform X2, which translates into the protein MSNIPGDRIKMSSKQSSALPHTRFDVSLFYLTQKFMDIIKSAPEGVVELSHVARQLGVKKRRVYDITNVLSGIQVIRKKSRNLVQWVGTDLNRSNTDLSPTQQIRSDISELSAMEDALDKLILDCAHQLFGLAEDGANKKFAYVTYQDLYSIDDYHEQVIIAVKAPEETRLVVPAPNEECVEVQIKSTKGPIDVYLSSLGQGKDHEKSFEKLTKTVKMEPGPLSMTTDV
- the E2F6 gene encoding transcription factor E2F6 isoform X1, yielding MEGAQGGYSPSSQHEFMSNIPGDRIKMSSKQSSALPHTRFDVSLFYLTQKFMDIIKSAPEGVVELSHVARQLGVKKRRVYDITNVLSGIQVIRKKSRNLVQWVGTDLNRSNTDLSPTQQIRSDISELSAMEDALDKLILDCAHQLFGLAEDGANKKFAYVTYQDLYSIDDYHEQVIIAVKAPEETRLVVPAPNEECVEVQIKSTKGPIDVYLSSLGQGKDHEKSFEKLTKTVKMEPGPLSMTTDV